The DNA window TTATCCATAGTACGTATATACCTGTTTATTGCTATTGGGTGTAATAAGCAGCACGTCAAGGACCAGGGccttttgttgttttgggTCGCCATCGTCTCAGCACAGGCGCTATGGGGAGCTGGTGACGTGCGTCTTGTGCCCTAACATGGGCTGTCAAGTGATGTAACGCACTTGACGCCTCGGGTCCATCTATTCGACATTGCTGTATACAAGTCGGCATTTCAAACTACAAGTGTCTAACCATGGGAATCCCGGCTTTGACGCATGTAGAAGAGGTGAGGTACACGATTGGATGCTACTAgtaagaagctgctgtctgcTTGCGGCCATGTCTGGTTGGCTGCTGCCATAAAATATGTGCGTCAGAACCACCACCAGGCCAAAACCAAAACAAGAACGAACCCACTCCCGGCAAACGGCTCGCCCAATCGTCgagccggcagcagcaagtagCGCCCGGACAATCGCCCTGGCCCTTCGTATTGGCACCTTGAATAACAGCTGAATCCAAGGCACAGCTAGCCGTCGTCCGTATGACTGCACTGGCATGCAAAGCCCCGTAGTGGCCCCGTCAACAGCCGGATAAACCCCTCCAAAAGCAAAGCCCCCATCGGCAGGTCCCAATTTTGCGCACACCACAGCTTTCGCTTGCTCTCTTTCCCTGCTATTTTTTTGCGACGCAGCGAGTCTCAAGCTTGCTCTGACATCTGCACCAGCCAAAAACACCCCAAGAATCGCTTTCGAGCTCCATCAATTGCCCACCATGTCGGAGACAAAGGAAGTCGGTATGTACTCTGAAGCTCATTGTGCGCACTGTATTCATGTGCTATGCCATGCAATTAAGCTCCCCGCCCTCTTTTTGGGTACCCCGCCAAGCCGAGCAGCAAGCTCTCACTCGCCTCATATGCCATCATCATAGCTGTCGCACACGACCACAGCCTCCAAGCCCCATCGCAGCCTACACGGTGAATCGAGACTAACGATGTGGCATAGACTACTCCCTCAACAACCCGGATACTCTCACCAAGTACAAGACCGCGGCCCAGATCTCCGAAAAGGTCCTGGCCGCTGTGTCTGAGCTCTGCGTGCCCGGCGCAAAGATTGTCGATATCTGCCAGCAGGGTGACAAGCTGCTCGAAGAGGAGCTTGCCAAGGTCTACCGTGGaaagaagattgtcaaggGTGAGTATCATGCGTATTCTCGGCTTAACCTCTGTTCTGCGGCAAGATGGCTGATGACGTACAAAAGGTTTCTCTCACCCGACCACTGTTTCCCCTTCGTCTTACGTGACCCCCTACACTCCCCTCACCACTGATGAGAGCGAGGCTTCAATCGAgatcaaggagggcgaggccatcaagatcCAGCTCGGAGCTCAGATTGACGGATTTGGTTCCATTGTCTGCAACACTGTCCTCGCCACctccaaggacaaggctgctgagcctgtTACCGGACGCGACGCTGACCTGATCCTCGCCACCCACTACGCTAATGAGCTTCTCCTCCGCTTGATGATCCCCCCCGGGTCTTCTCGCCCAGGGTACCGACGAagagaaggccaaggccgcctcCCAGAAGGCCCCCACCCAGTCCAAGATCAGCAGCCTGTTGGAGAAGGTGTGCGAAGCCTACGACACCAAGCTGGTCGAGAGCACCACTTCTTGGCTGTTTGCCCGCAACGAGATTGAAGGAGCCAAGAAGATTGTTGTTGCCCCCGCCGAGGGAACCAAGGGCGAGGGTGTCCCCGAAGTGGGCGAGGTCTGGGGCGTCGAGACCGGTGTGAGCTTGGGCTCTGGAAAGGTCAAGACCTTGGACCACCGTGCAACTCTCCACCGCCGAACCACCCAGACTTACCAGCTGAAGCGTCCCACCTCCCGAAAGATTCTTTCCGAAGTCGTCAAGAAGTTTGGCACCTTCCCCTTCAGCTTGAGACAGTTGGAAGACGAGCGTGATGCCAAGTCTGGCGTTGTCGAGTGTGTGCGAAACAACGTTTTCCGCCAGTACGAGATGGTTGGTGACAAGGACAACTCCCCCGTCGCCAGACTCCTTACAACCTTTGGTAAGTTTTGCTGTCGCTGTGTAAAAACACGCGAGTCTCTAGATGCAGATGAGCTAACCTGTGAGCACGCCAGCCATCACCAAGAACGGCATCACCAAGCTGGGTGGCCCCCCCTGAGCTCGATCTGAGCAAGTACCAGACTGACAAGAAGATCACGGACGAGGAAATTCTGAAAATCCTCGAGCAGCCCCTGGCCAGGAATAccggaaagaagaagcccaagaacaagaagaagaaggctgatggAACTGCCGAGGAGGCTGATGCGGAGTAAAGCATCGAAAACAAAGAGTTTTTTGTAAAGGGCCGCCCGGAAGTGGGATTCCGCCTGGTTGATATATAGGCAGAATATCCACTCgacaagaaaaaacaaagaaaagagaaacgaaATATTGGCTTCGCGATTTGTGAAAGCCCAGGCGCCGATTTTCTGCAAGTGCAACCTGTCCAGTGATGAGAGAGCTTACGAATTTAGTGAAGCGAGGCAGTATAACCGGCATCAGACAACAAACTCATTTCAAGGCAAACTTTTGCTGCTACTGGTTTGCTACGTGTATTTCAACTTGGACACAGAGAGATACGagaggacgatgacggcggTTGTTTAGAGGTGAAGGC is part of the Trichoderma atroviride chromosome 1, complete sequence genome and encodes:
- a CDS encoding uncharacterized protein (MEROPS:MER0005497), translating into MSETKEVDYSLNNPDTLTKYKTAAQISEKVLAAVSELCVPGAKIVDICQQGDKLLEEELAKVYRGKKIVKGFSHPTTVSPSSYVTPYTPLTTDESEASIEIKEGEAIKIQLGAQIDGFGSIVCNTVLATSKDKAAEPVTGRDADLILATHYANELLLRLMIPPGSSRPGYRRREGQGRLPEGPHPVQDQQPVGEGVRSLRHQAGREHHFLAVCPQRD